The following nucleotide sequence is from Candidatus Sysuiplasma jiujiangense.
ATCAGGTAAATGTTATCCCGATCACACCAGTTTCGGTAGGCCTCCAGGAAAGTGTCAGCGTTCCATCAGTAATCCAGGTCAATAATGCCACCGTCGGGACCATCACGTTCTCGCTCATTTCCGGTGGGTCTGTGGGTCTTGCGCCGACGTCCTCCCAGACGGATGCCCTGATAGCCAATACGTCGGTGGAGCTCCTGTACCATGGATCATTCGCCGCAGTCATACTGCCGTACTATGACGGGGCGGGAGTGGCGGCATTCTCCGTGAATATCTCCTCAGTGGGAACCGGATACTCGATCCTGGTCATAACCCATTCCACCAATATCTCGGGGCAGGCAGTCCGCTTCACAGGTACATCCCAGGAATTCACTGTCTCCACACAGTCGCCGTCAAACCCGCCCCAGCCCATAACGAGCCTGAGCATCGAGAAATTCCTCACCAGCCCTGCGGCAATCGCCCTGGAATTCATTGCCACCATCATAGGCCTCCTGGCATGGCTCGTCCCCAAGGCGGACGCAAAGAAGGAGAAGGAGAAGGAGGACCTGAACCAGGCTGAGATAGTGGTTGAGGGCGGCATCGCACTGAAGATCCTGGGCGGCATTCCCCTCTCGACGCCCGAACAGGCATGGTGGAATGCAATTCCTGAGGATACCCGGAAAGGCTTGATGAGGGAGGGGACGGCAGGCAAGAGGACCCTGTTCCCCAAACCAAAGATAAAGGCAGAAAAGAAGGTTGATTGAATGAGAAAAAGCATGAAAATATTTGGATTGGCCATTGTGATAGCATTCGTGTCGGCCGCAGCTGCGGCAATGACGGCTCATACGGGAGTGGAGACGGGACCGGCAGCAGTCCAGGCAATGCCTGATGTGGCAGGGAACCTGACTAACGGTACGGACCCGGCATACTCGGAGATAAACATGTACATCTTCGCCGAGGATCCGGGCCTGCAGCTGTACATCACTGCGGAGCCCGGAGTGGTGGCGCCCATGCTCACGACCTTTTCCGCGACGCTGCATGCCCCCGGGAACAGTTCATGGTATGTCACGGACAGCGCCCTCAACGGGGGAAGCACCGTGCTCGACAGCGGGACATTCTCATACGTCACGACGATCACGCTCCAGGGCACGAACTCCGGAGTTGCCAACTTTACTTTCCACATCACCTCCGGATCCCTTGGCCATGCCATGGCATTCTCATACCTCCTGGAGTTCATGTCTCCCACCACGTATATCAGCTACGAGCACCAGAAGACCGTGGCTCCGGGGGAGCTGACGTATGGGCAGGGAGGTGAGATAGCCGCGGGAGGCATAGTTCTGGGCCTTGGCCTCCTGAGGCTCTTCCTGCCGGTGATGCGCAGGAAGATACAGAAGGACAACAAGAAAGAGGGGATGGTGCTGCTTGCCTCAAACTGAGGACGAGAAGAACGAGCAGATGAACCCGGACGAGGGAGGGCCTTTCCGCCTGGGAAAGCTCATAGGCACAAATAAAAGGGAAGTCACGCCGGATGCCACCAAGCTCACGATAGTCAACATTGAGGACACAGCCGGATACGGCGCAAGATTCAGGGACTGGTTCCTGCGGAACAACGGGCCGGCGACCCTTCTCATAATGCTGGTCGTGATCATATCCTACGTCGTCCCCTCAGAGTATTTTCCCCAGGCGACGGAGCTGGTGTTCGGGATGGTCCTCATGGCCATAGTGCTCGCCCTCATCTCCGCATACGAATATGAGAGGAGGCAGGACAGGCACCACAACATCTTCGTGGACCAGATCAGGATCAAGCTGAAGGAGACGGTTGTGGCAAGGGAGAAGACCAAGGAGGGTGGCGTGGAGACCAAGGTGATAGTCCCCAAGATCACGGAACGGAGGATCTACCTGGCGAAGGACTACATGTTCGAGGGAAAGAAAGGCGACCCGTACAGGATAGAGAAGTACAACTGCCAGATTGTGGGGGAGTTCGGGAAGATCATCGACGTTTCATACGTGGACGAGACCGGAAGGATACTGATCGGAGAAGGGGAAGGCGACATCCCCTCAGGCCTCATAGTCAAGATAGCATACCCGTCAAGGACGGAGCTGTCAGAGGAAGTGAAGAAGGCCGAGAAGCTCAGGAAGGAGGGCGGCATCCCGGAGAAGGAGTTCCTTGAGTTCAAGGGGGCGGTGGACCAGTACAACCTGTGGAGGGATCAGGTCATAGAGAAGGCCACCAAGCATGGGATCTCCATGATTGACATCGATGCGATGAACAGGAAGCAGAGATCATTCTTCGTTGCCCTTGCGAAGGACTCCGTCAGCTACTGGCGGGGAGAGGCGCAGGACCCGGTTTCGCTCCAGGAGTACAAACAAATGGATCCGTCCATCCTGATGCCGAAGCTCCTCAATATCATCAGGGATCAAAACGACTACAGGGCAGACAAGCTGGACTACATGATCAACAGGGAATCCGATAAGATAGAGGCAGAGATCGGGGCCACGTTCAACATCGCAAGGATGGATGGCCGCAGCAAGGAGGCGGTTGAGCAGTTCCTGGTTGAGCAGAGAAAGGCCCTCGTGTCAGTCCAGAGCAAGACCGAAAAGGAAATGGAGGAAGAGGTAAATGGCCGAGGAGAAGACACAGAATAAGGCACCCCCGTCACTGGTCCCCGAGGTGAAGAGGAAGATCATGGCCATCCTGGTTGGATCGGGCATGGATCCCGCTTTGGTGGATATCATAAGCGTCATGGACCCATTCAAGATCCAGCTGTTCATAGGCCTGTACCAGGCATACTCGAGCATGCCTGACTACGTCCGGAAGAGGGCAGAGGAGATCCTCAACATTGACATGGCCGATCCGCACATCAAGAAGCTCCTTGAGGATGATGTCAACAGGGGAGCGTGGGACAGGGAAAAATACCTGGACTGGGCATCCGGATTCTACCGGAAGGTTCTGGTCATGAGGTTCGTTAAGACTGCAATGCATGAGTACATGAACACCCTCGCATCCTCCCAGGAGAGGGCGAGTTTAATCCTGACCACTCAGCCGGATAAGGTGAGGATAGCATGATTCCTGGCGACCAGTTCATCGACCCGAACCAGCAGGAGGCACTGCGAAGAAGGGCTGCCTGTTTCGACTTCATGGTCGAGAACGCCAGGAGGGGATCCGGTATCCATGTCTGGGACGCCCAGGTCCTTGCGACCCTGGTATCCATCCTGTACAGATCGCTTCCGGTGAAGAATACGTCCCCCCGGGAGATAGGCGAGAGATTTGAGGAGGACTGGTATGCATACCGGCGCAGGGTCGACGACCTCTCCACAGACGGGAAGATAAGCAGGGACGAGTATGCCTTCAGGGTGTGGTCCGAGACCGCAGATTTCATAGAACGATGCACGACATTCATGAATGACACGCTCTTCGTCCGCCTCGAGAAGAGGAAGAAGGAGCCCACGGTGGGGGCGGCCTATGAGCCAAAGTGATGACTACGTCCTCCCCGGCTTCATGACCCTGGACAGGGCGGGGGAAGGTGGCCACAATGCGATCCTGATGGGGGCTCCGGGGCAGGGAAAAACTTCCATCCTGCAGTACCTTTCCACCCTGGCAGTCCAGGGCAGGGACGTCTACGGCAATAGGAGGGAACCTCAGGCCGGGATATGGAGGGCAAGGCGCCATGACAAGTATCTCGAGTTCTTCGCCCTTGGAATAGGCAAGCTGATGCTCCCTGCAGGATCGTCATACACCCTGCAGAAGATCTATGCCGGAAACAGGATCGAGGAGATATCCGTCGACGACCTGGAGGATGCGGGGCTCGAGTATGCATTTTACGGCAGCCCGCAGGACGTGGTCGATAGCCTGGAGGTCGGGAAGATCCTCTGCATACTCTTTCCAGGCACAAGCATAGAGGAGACCAAATTTTACGCAGAGCTCTTCCAGGCCCTGGTCAACCGGAAGTCCCAGGAATGGGTGCACATGGCCATTGACGAGGCGGGGGACATCCTGGCGCCATACAATACGGATTCATACCGGATTCAGAAGCTCTTCATCGATTCGGTGGCTGATTTCAGGAAAACGGGCATCAACTCGGAATTCTCCTGCCATTCCTATACGGACCTGGACTACAGGATCCTCCCGAAACTGCCGTACCACATCTACAAGAGGGGAGCGAAGAGGATGCCCGCAGAGACCAAGAAGCTGAAGCAGGAGACAATCAACAGGACGGAGATCAGTGAGGCCTGGTTCACCACCGGGCCATTTTTCGACAAGCTGATTTTCCCGGAGATGAAGACCGAGGCGAAGCTGGACTTCAAGCTGCAGACCGTATCGAGGACCATGACGGTGGAGACGGAATGATCTACGCCCTTTATGCCCGTGTCAGCCACGACGACAACGTCCAGGATCCGGAAGTGCAGCTTGAGCCTATGAGGGAATACCTGAGGAAGAAGAGCATCAGCTGGAGGGAATACATAGATCTCGAGACGGGCAGGACCATCGAGAGGGAAGGATACCGGAAGGCCATGGCAGAGATCGAGGAATGGGACACGTTCATGGTGTTCCTCCCCGACCGGCTGACAAGGGAGGGCCCGGAGAGAGGCATAACCGAGGTGACGAGGATCCTCGACGAAGGGAAGGCATTCCAGATCTTCATGGGCGGCATCATTATCCAGGACAGGATGACCGCAATAACCCGAATGACACTCAGGACCTTGTTCACGATGGCAGCCTTTGAATCTGACATCATTTCCGAGCGTACACGGGCGGGCCTCGACAAGCAGAGGGCGACCATAAGGGAACAGGGCTATACAATCAGCAAGAGGTCCGGGAAAAGGATCGTAGGACTGGGAAGAAGCCCCACAGTCAGCATAAAAATAGAGGATATCCTCCGGCTGAGGGACCAGGGCAAGTCGCTGTCGCAGATTGCAGCCGAGCTGGGCAGCAAGAAGTCAACCATTCACTCTATTTTGAAACGATCCTTCCGCTGACCGGATTACATGCATTACACATGTTACACATATTACATGGCTGCTTGCCGCCATGATTGCCCTTTTCATTCCCGGCGCTCCCGCAGCCGCCGAAGCAGCTTTCTATATATTCTTTCCCGATGGTTTTTTTGAAAATTTTCAGGCCAAATCGAACGAAGGCGCACGCTTGGCGGACGACGCCCCATTCCCATGTGATGCCCATACCGCATTATTGCGGCTCTGCGGCGTTCACGGCTGCCTGGCATCGCCCGGAGTTCCGGACCCCCTTCCCCCGGATTTTTGGATCCATGCGATATTAATAAAGTAACATGATTTAGGGGGGGCGGGGGTCGAAAAAAAGACGAATTTCGGAATGCCCCGGCATCAGGGAGATCAGGAATATTTTTAGTATGCGATCGCATGAATAAGCCATGGCAGCAGAGTTCAGGAGCAGGGGGAAGGGAAGCGCAAGGAAGGTATACCCGGTGAGTGCACCGGCGCCAAGGCTGGCAAGGAGCACAGACCCGAAATGGATACAGGCATCGGACAACCCGAAGCACAACGGGTACGTCCGGGAATACATGATGGACCATTACGGGCCTGAGGCATTCACCGAATCGGGCACCATAAGGATGGACTACCTGGAGAAGGCGATCCAGGAGACCCATGACAGGCATGAGATTACATGGGAGAAGAGGCTCGTAAGGGCCCGCACCCTGAAGAACATCAGCCGTGAAAAGGGCAAAGAGGCATCGGCTGCGACCTGATTCATCAATCGCCGAATTTTTTCCCCTGAGCTCAGCTGAGATCTCACACTCGAGGGCCTGAGATCTCGGATATTAATTATGGAAGTGGTTCCCAACAGAAGCCGCTCCGCCGGTGATTCGGCATTTGACGGTTATACTGTGACATGGATTATGGCCACAATTTGGATCCACGTCATGTATAATTCATGAGATTAATCACGTGAATTAAAAATTTATTTCTCCGGATGGTCTGCCGCTGCGTGTTTCAGCAGTTTAACGGGACGAGAAAAAAATGTTCAAGCTGCTTCTTGGATCCTCCTGTTCACGACATACCTGGTTTTGTATAGAAATTCCAATATCTGTTCACAGTTCAGCCCATATGTTCACGAAATTGACGGTTTGTTCATACACTGTGTCAAGATGGAATTAAAATCCATCTTCATAGCAGTTCGCTCCTGTTATATAAAGATTAGTGGAACAATCTTCCATGATAC
It contains:
- a CDS encoding recombinase family protein, which translates into the protein MIYALYARVSHDDNVQDPEVQLEPMREYLRKKSISWREYIDLETGRTIEREGYRKAMAEIEEWDTFMVFLPDRLTREGPERGITEVTRILDEGKAFQIFMGGIIIQDRMTAITRMTLRTLFTMAAFESDIISERTRAGLDKQRATIREQGYTISKRSGKRIVGLGRSPTVSIKIEDILRLRDQGKSLSQIAAELGSKKSTIHSILKRSFR